From Leptodactylus fuscus isolate aLepFus1 chromosome 11, aLepFus1.hap2, whole genome shotgun sequence, one genomic window encodes:
- the LOC142184833 gene encoding olfactomedin-4-like: MFTLVILLLGIGQARAASLIHNNTGSLDELGICNCSVLLPDSTFPADRFEKLEISNHNLSITVEQQITKIHHYESTLISYTERLVNLTKRVEVMEMGGISYTELDFELLKLEIREMESLILKLKSTMSGTNVLVETLYMEIHNNSILVNQLEVYDKNNIMVIRREITALKKRLEDCENNQTKPMPNPPTSPMLNGTCHYGSIANISKPFIVQLNYNGANSKYGGWGRDSLAGADQNVQWVAPLSTDARMMKYLRTYNTYNDLLIYNHNIDRGMSYYGQGGGMIMYNKTMYYNCYNTRNLCRYNPQLNKLELSVTLPDAAYNQRFSYSSSNYQDIDMAADEEGLWVIYSTEHNAGNFVISKVDPISLAVKQTWATSQFKPAATNAFMVCGVLYVTRAINTKKDEIFYMYDTKTGKEGWISVPMDKPKENVQGLSYNPNDHKLYMYNDGYLINYDLTFRPSEGEKSQI, translated from the exons ATGTTCACCCTCGTCATTCTTCTCCTTGGCATCGGCCAGGCTCGAGCAGCCagcttg ATCCACAACAACACTGGGTCTCTGGATGAGCTCGGGATCTGTAACTGCTCCGTTCTCCTCCCAGACTCCACCTTTCCCGCAGATCGTTTTGAGAAGCTGGAGATCTCCAACCACAACCTGTCCATCACCGTTGAACAGCAAATCACTAAG ATCCATCATTATGAGAGTACACTGATTAGTTACACGGAGCGGCTGGTGAACCTGACCAAACGTGTGGAGGTGATGGAGATGGGAGGTATTTCTTACACTGAGCTGGACTTCGAGCTGTTGAAGTTGGAGATTAGAGAAATGGAGTCTCTGATCCTGAAGCTGAAGTCTACAATGAGCGGCACCAATGTTCTGGTGGAGACTTTGTACATGGAG ATCCACAACAATTCCATCTTGGTGAACCAGCTAGAGGTCTACGATAAGAACAACATCATGGTGATCAGAAGAGAAATTACAGCCCTGAAGAAACGACTAGAAGATTGTGAAAATAATCAGACAAAGCCGATGCCAAACCCTCCAACATCTCCAATGCTCAATG GTACCTGTCACTATGGATCAATTGCAAACATCAGTAAACCATTTATAGTACAACTGAACTATAATGGAGCCAACTCCAAATATGGCGGATGGGGGCGAGATTCATTAGCTGGAGCCGACCAGAATGTTCAGTGGGTGGCTCCTCTCAGTACAGACGCAAGAATGATGAAATATTTACGTACCTACAATACATACAACGATCTCCTGATCTACAATCACAACATAGACAGAGGAATGTCATATTATGGACAAGGCGGTGGAATGATCATGTATAATAAAACAATGTACTATAACTGTTACAACACTAGAAACCTCTGCAGATACAATCCACAGCTCAATAAACTGGAGCTCAGTGTTACTCTCCCTGATGCTGCTTACAACCAGCGCTTCTCCTATTCATCTTCAAATTACCAAGACATTGACATGGCCGCCGATGAAGAAGGTCTGTGGGTAATTTATTCTACTGAACACAATGCTGGAAACTTTGTCATCAGTAAAGTAGATCCCATATCTCTTGCAGTAAAACAGACCTGGGCCACTTCCCAATTCAAGCCTGCAGCCACCAATGCATTCATGGTGTGCGGTGTCTTGTACGTTACCAGAGCCATCAATACAAAAAAAGATGAGATATTTTACATGTACGACACAAAAACGGGTAAGGAAGGTTGGATTAGCGTCCCCATGGATAAACCAAAGGAGAATGTGCAGGGTCTGTCTTACAATCCTAATGACCATAAACTCTACATGTACAATGATGGATACTTAATCAACTATGACCTCACGTTTAGGCCTTCTGAAGGAGAAAAATCTCAAATATAA